From the Pyrenophora tritici-repentis strain M4 chromosome 5, whole genome shotgun sequence genome, the window TTCTCACCTTTCGGTGTTTCCGATCTGTCAAGAACTGATTTTGAAGACGATCACCTTGGCTACTGGAACGGAGACTACGAGGTTTTGTTTGATCCTGAATACCGCGTAGAATGCGAGATACCAGAGTACTGGCTTCGCAAAGTTCTCCCGCGGGATGTATTCGAGCCTTCTACCCCGGTGCCAACGCAGGCGCCAAAGCGCAAGCGACAGGTAGATCATAATGAAGAAGGTGCCGCGGCAACAAACTCAACCAAGCTGCGGCACTTAGCCAACGAGGGTCCTCGTGTGTCATCAAGCGCTCGTTCGCGGATCTCCACAACGCCTATGCTTCCGTCAGAACGGTCAGGTATGTCTGTGTCGCTTTCACAACGGTCCGCTACGCCATCCACGTCTCAAAACACTCCTATGTCCAAAGCTACAAAAAAACTTCTCAGCATGATTGAGCTTTCTGAATctgaagatgaggaagatCTTGGTCTACCCCCAACTACTCGTCCGACAAAATCATCGCTGGATGCTTCAAAAATGTCGCATATTGTTGAACTGTCATTCTCGGAACCAACTACTGACAGAGACCATTCAATCTTGTTCGATGATGCGTATGTTGATAGGAGAGACGAGGAAGACGAAGAACTACAGCTAGCTTTACGCCTCAGTATGCAAGATCAGGTCAGAGGCCCAATACCGCCAGCTAATAGAGGTGGCTACGGTGACATCTTCGCGATGAGGGAAGAAGGCAGAAATGTAGAAGGCTATTCAGTGCCCGCCTGGTCGCTTGATGAGACCAACGTTCCCTCTACACCCACCAGCCCACAACCGTCCATCCGCCAAGTAAGCAGAAATTCAACACAGAGATCTGTTGGTCGTCCAAGAGGCACGCATGCCAATTCTATCAGTCTAAACCCTGTCGAGGTACCTGCCTGGTACTTTGCCCCGCCTTCTACCCAAGACCCTACGACGTCTGCAACGTTACCTCGCAAACCAACTAAGGCAAATGGCGATAACACAAACGCAAACGTTCCATCTTCCAACCAACCTACTTTGTCTGAGATGCGTGCTGCTCGGCTTCAACGCTTTGAGACATCTTCCGCCGTTACTACTCAGGAAACAAACAAGCCACAACCCTCACCGGTCGCTACTGGGACATCCAAACGAAGAGCATCTCCATATAAAGTGCCGGTAGGCAGTGAGTGTATCGATCTGACGGATGATTAATAAGCCATTAGAAGTTCTCCATTCTAGGGGTCAACCTACTTGCATCTTTGTATACGCACACTATATCTTCGGTCCGGCTATGGTCTCAACACCGCTCGAGATACCCATATATCTTGCTGCTTTGTAAAGGCCCTTCAAAAACACTACCGTGTGAATTGGATCACGTATATCGCTACAACCATGTGTGGGCGTTGTGAACATCTGCAGCATTGTGGTGTTAACAGTGAGCCATCTCACTGTATGCCCACAGCCCATACTTCTGAGGATAAAATAACTATACTTCATTCCCAGCTGGAACTCGTCAACTCAAACAACCACAGCTCAACCAAAAATGGATTCCACACCAGTTATCTACCAGAATGTCGTTGACGCCATTCTAACCATTACTGAACGAACAGAAGCCCCAAAGGATGACCTGGCATGCTATATCTGCAGTCGAGTATACGGGAGCGCGGGCTCGGGTCTTGAAATCAGTTTAGACCTATTGAGCCAGCTCCCCGGTGCCTCCAAGGAGACCTTCATTGAGCACGTCGTGGAACCAGTGCGTACGTGCTGTGGGCATACACTGTGTCTCTCCTGCCTCGGTACGTGGTTTAACAACAATCAGATATGCACATGTCCAATGTGCCGCCACACGCTTCGTCTCCCTGCTGATTTCAACTCCGGAAATACGGATTACGAGGCATCAGTAGCTGGCCTTGAGGGGCTTTGCATAGATACCCGGACGCCTGAGCTAGCAGAGTTTTACAGTATCATGCAAATGGCGTTCCAGACTCGGCCCTTGCTCACCACAGATGAGGACATGCCATTTGTTTGGAATACAAACGCCATGATCTACGACTTGCCCATACTCATGGTCTCTATCGCTCGCCGTTTCCACCTCCAGTCGCTTAGACGACCGGGTCATCTGCCCGGAGACCCTTTCTTTATGCGACGGCACAATCCAATGCTGCCATCTGTGTCAAGCGGCTACGTGCTTGATCCCAACTATTTTGTACGCCCCGATGCGCCGCTCGCCAAGCATGAGCATGTCTTTGAGTTGTACGATGTTCTTCGCCGGCACATCGAGAACCCCGAAGCGGTCTCTTGTCGTGATTCCGCCACGTGCGGTAACTGGAAGGACCTGGCATGGGAAATGTGGTTCAAGGTTGCTTGTCAGGATATGCCCGAGGCTGATGGAGGTATGAGTCGCGAACGGTGGATGGCATATATGTGGTGTGTCATCAAGGCACTTTTCGTTTGGCAGGCGTACTGCCACCGCGCGCAGGAGTTGTTTGATTTGGATTGAATGATTGGAGTTAATACCGCGGGATGTATCTCTCTAGAGCGCCATCATGATTTTTGAAATTAGTGATGGAATAGAGGGATGTTTAGGTCTTTTGTTATAGAATTTCATTGTTTATACCAGATCAAATTTACATTGCTTTTTCACAGTGCATTTTTCTTTCGTAGTATTTTCATTTCATATGTGAATAGAAAAAACCACATCTTGACTCGAACATGTTGATTCGTGTGTCGTGTTCATGGCCATCCAATCTCATTCCACATGCTGCTTTCGTAAAAGCTAAGCGCTTCCTAGACGTTGCTACGCCTGTGCAGAGGGAAGCCAAGACGTCATCTTACACGGCGCCGACCACGGCTTAAACCAGATGAAAGACCTCAATACTGCCATCCTTACACCATAATCCGATTCTCATATCCCAAGCTTTAAAATCAAGCCTGTGAGCCTAGCATACTTGCATTCTCCTCACAAATAAACTAACACCTCACCTCGGCAGCCCATTCCCAACATTCCCCCCAACACCCCCATTACCCCTCTCAGCTCCATTCACAGCCCTCACCCCCGTCCTCGCCCCCGGCTGTCTCGCCAAGGCCAACCTAACCGGCTCCCTTCTCGCCTGTCCAGTCCCGCCACTTGCCACGCCCGCACCTGCACTCGTACTTGCACCCGCAACCTCGCCGCCAGGGCCCCTCCTCAGCAACTCCTCAAGCCCCAGGTCGCGCCACGTCGGCTCTTTCTTGGTCTGTGTCGCGCGCTGTATACCGAAGGCGGCGTGTTGGTCTGGCACGAcatcgtcttcgtcttcggGGTTTACGGGCTGCAGGTGCGGCGGGATGTAGATGTCTTCGGGTGTGAGTTGAGAGGAGGTGAGGTTTGTGAATTGTTCGAGGAGGTCGGCGTGGTGTGAGGAGTGCATGTGGAGGTAGGTTGCTGTTGAGTCGCGTGTCTGTGGATAGTTAGTTCTGTAAACTGACTTGTGTAATTGTAGATTTATACCATTTTCAGGGCTGTTGGGTATGAAATTTGTGAATGTGGCGTCTTGTAGTTGGTCGTTGTGCTTATCTTCCATTTTCGCAAGTCTCCAGAAACGCGGAATGCGCCAGCGTTGGAAACTCACCATTGCGACGCTAAGCCAGATGCGGAAACCTATGCCTCCCAGCTCGACCGGGCTTATGCACTTTAGCACACCCCACATTGACCATTCTTCCGGGGCTTAGTTCATCCACAACCCTCGAATTTCACTGGACCTGTGCATCGTCAGTAATCTAGAATGCCCATGCCAAGTGCCTGGCTTGTTTCAACGTGGATATTGCTTCTCTAGCCAGGGTGAAACGTGGCTTCCACGCCTTTCCATCATCAATATGTGAAGTTCATCCCGATTGCCTTTTTCTGTTCATTGTGTGTGTTGTTGTTTTTTGCGACGGAACAGATTCAAGAGATTGCGAAGGATGTATTCTGCTCTGTGGTCGCAGCGGCAGAGCCCGTTGTATTTCGCCATATCTGCTTTTGCGCTCGCGTCGACGATGAAGGCAGAGCTCTTCTACACGGCGCGGAGTCTTGCTATCCAAGACGATTTCATTAACAAGGCTCCAACGATATGTCCTGTTGCTCAGGATGGATTTACAATTGCTACTTTTCCATGGACACACAATCCTACTTGTGTAGATGTCGCCCTGCCTAAAGATGAAGAGACGGGACGCGACGTTCGTCAAATTTTTTGTGCATATACGAATGCCAACTACAATAATGGACGCGGTATCAGTTTTGTAGTCAGTCCGGAGCTTGCAGCTACTGTCACAATGGAGACGTTTGGCATGAGTATTGGCGGCATGGAGGACCAAGTGGGTGGAGAGATGGGCATGTGGGAAGTCAAAGAGGCTGGAGTGAAAGGGAAAGGACTGTTTGCGAGAAAAGATGTGGGTGCAATATTTGCAGGAGAGAGTGTGATCATGCAAACACCAGTGTTGGTTGTAACCAAAGAGTTGTTGGGTACACCGAGCATCTCGGAGAAACGACTTGTTCTGGAGAAAGCGGTTGAGCAGTTACCAACGAAGACCAGGGAAACAGTCAAGAAGCTGGATATGAACGTTGATGGCTCGTTTGAGGATATGGTCACAACAAATGGTATCAGCGTGAAGTGGCCCTGGGTTGATGAGGTCCCGGAACTGCTAGCTATCATTCCAGAAGCAGCTGTAAGTTCAATGTCGAGCAATAAAGACGTCACTGATCCTAACACTATCCAGCGCATCAATCACGCATGCCGTCCCAACACCCTATGGCGTTTTGATGACTACAAACTGTCTTTCGAAGTCGTTGCGCTCACCGAAATCAAGCCCGGTGAAGAAATCACACGAAGCTGTAAGTCACCATGATACCAGACATATCCAGACATATACTAATCGCACTAAAATACAGACGGCTACGAAACACGCCCCCACCACCGACGCATCAAATCCCTCGAAGCAAACTTCGGCTTCATATGCGCCTGCCCCCTCTGCACCGCCAGCGAAACCACCGTCGAAGAATCCAACGACCGTCTCAGCGAGATCAAAGCCCTCAAAGCATCCCTTCCAATCGACGTAAAAGAAACCCCTGAACTCCTTCGCCTTGTAACCAAATTAGTCTCCTTACTCGAGGAAGAGGGGCTCGTAGCCCAACTACCCCAGTATGAAGAGATGATGGCGTACACGTGGAGTAGTTATGGCAAGGAGGATCGCGCGAAGTATTGGGCTGGGAGGGCGCAGAAGCATTGGGAGATTGTGGCTGGGAGGGAGAGTTGGGAGCAGAGGAGGTGTGGGGATTTGGAGAGAAATGTCACGGCGCATCAGACGTGGAGGACTTGGGAGGGAGAGCCTTGGCTTGAGTAAGTGGGAGTGGTGTAGATGATTGAGAGACTTGAGAAAGCCCAGCCACGATTTGCTTCCCTTGTCATACGAGGCGGAGTCTTTGTGATGAATGAAGTGGATGCAATCTCCATTTTAGGCCGTAGATATACTTCTAACTTCATTGGGTACCAATTTCTTCGGAATCACATGAGCGGTAGTCATCTCGTATCAAGTCCACCCCTACTAATAAAAACATCCGAGAAGAGCAAGATAAGGCAGACGCCATCACGTGACCCCACGACATTTCCTTCCTGCATCAGCCAATGACGTCACACATTCTTCACCATCATCGCCAACAGACACGCCTACCTACCACGCCTCTTTCTACACGCCCTTAGCCCCCATCCCATTTCGGCAATCCATACCACCCATGCAAGTCCAATCCCAGGCATCAACGCCACCAGCCACCCTCTCTCAGCCTAACCCTTTCCTGGCAAACCCATGCGAACACCTGCATAGCCACCATGCAAGCGTGGAACCACACACCACCACGCGTTACGGCAATCGCCATCTTCTAGATGCATCTCGAATCTTGAATTTTTCGAATAGACGCCACGTGTTCCAAATCGTTCCATTATGACTGTACCGGCAAGCGGCCTCAACGGCGGAAAGACACGGCACACAAGGCAGCCATGCGCCGAGCGCCGATATGACTACGACGGGCTACGCGTTGAGGGCGTGGAACGCGCTGACGCGGAGTCACGTGATCATTGGTATTTTGTTCTAACCAAATCCTGTTAAGGTGTCAGGGGCGAGTAGGAGTCATATTTGGACTTTGATTTGATCTGTGGGCCGTGTTTGTGCTATGACACGTATTCTAAGTTACTACGCGCGTGATGTCTTCTGCCATGTGTTGCCATGTGTCACTCTGTACTCTATACACTCTGTCACTCCTTTTGTGAAAAACACAGGGGGTCTTCAGCTCCGCCCCTCGTGGCGAATAGGCTAGATCACAGTGTAGTTCAACAAAAGATAGACTAGAAAACTAGGAAGGAAGATGAGGCGGATTACGTGGCTTGTTTCGGCGGCGAGTGGCGAGCGGGAAAAGAACGGAATATGGAGCAAAGTAAGTGGAGAACGAGTAAGTGGTCGGTCTGGTAGACGAGGTAGGTATTGGGAGGGGCGACTAGGTAGCTACGGCGAGTAGATTGGATGGACGAGTAGGTGGACTGGTAGGTGGACAACTCACTTCCTGGGGCCTTACTTTCCATCACCATACTCGTACCGATCGAAAAGAACCCCTGGTCGTACGAGAGATACGCATGTCACCTATCACCTATCACCTATCACATGCCACATCTCATACCGGTCTCTAGCACCAACAGCAGCCTGTATCCCGTCTTTCTTCCAATCCCAGGCTAGCGAATAACCCCGTTCCATTTCACCGGTGCACTGCCCTCCTGGGTAAGCGTGAAAACGTAGGAGCCAGGGAAATGTGGAAGCCTGGTGTCTGTTGCCTGTCTATGTGCATGTGCATGTACGCCCTTTCCTTTTGCCTGGTTTGATAGATGTGAGGCGGACGAGGCAGCCATACAGGTGGTGTGGTCCTGCTAGGCAGACTGATGGGCTTGGTAGCCCAGTGGCCGTAGCCTGGTTGTTTTAAAAGGGCGCTGGCGGCGAGGTTTGGTGCAAAGGGCGGTGGAGCGGGTGAGGTATGTATGAGTGTTAGTTTTTGAGTTTGTCTGCAAGTATATGTGGTTAGTAGGAGTCGCCAAGAACTCACGTGGAGAAGAAAAGAGTATGTAGAGTTTGATTGGTATATTATGTACCAGATATTAGAGTATTTACACATTAATAGATACAATAAAGTGTATACATATACACACAATCCACACAAGGACACTAAATATTAAAAGTACACTTTCTTGCGTAGCGGGACTTTCACCCCTGATTTTCTCATTTCTCTGATCAAAACCCCCTTTTCCCTCCCtccatccatccatccacTCATTTGAAATATACAAGGCTGATTTGGTATCATGTCTCTCattgtcagatagcaggcgtgtcgagccgaaagtgccgacaccgctagctaataatgggttagcgtcttagcagaacaaaactctcagcgcgcaccttagaacagagaacaatacaatcaatcatgaacatccatcacttttgtgcaatatctcatctaATCTGACACTCATAAACAGTACATCTCGTCCAGACAAAGAAAAAGAGCATGTACCAGCCATGCGAAGCCAAACCAACCAAAACCCCAACCCAATGATGACAGTAAGAAATTACAGACTGAGGTGTATGTGTGTGATAGTGAGTGGTAAAATAAGGGATGTGAGTGTAGATACAAAGATAATAAAAGCTCAGCAAGAACAAACACTCGACTAGAATATATACAGTGAGTGGGTGTTATGAGCTTTACAATACTATGAgacaaaaagaaaagaaTATAGGAGGTGAGGAACCCAGATTGAGCAGCTGTAAATGTGCATGCTGTTGTAAAAATCACCAAAATATTACCGTTACTCCTGATCTCCGTGAGATGCGACCGTGAAAAAAGAGAAAGAAATTATGTGATGCAAATCATCACCTACGACTCTGCTGCAGCGCCATAACCGCCTGCTCCAGCTGCCGTAGCCTCGAGTCCTTCTCCTCATTCTCATGCCTCAGACGCTTAATCTCAGAGCGCATTTCATCGTCGGCACGGTCGGAAAAGGCCTCTGAACCCAGACGCTTACGCTTCATCATCATGTCGTCGTCGACGTCGCGATGTTGCTGGAAGCTCATGGCGCGGTTGAAGCGGGCCTCTGGGACGTGCGACTCTGGAATGGGAGAGCCGTCGCGCTCGCGGCGGAGCATGTCTCGTCGGATGACGAGGCCGTGCAAGTCCGCTGACATGGAGGTTCGGCGGTGGACGCGGCGGATGTGCTCGGCGAGGTTTTCCTTACGCGTGAAGCCTGCGCCTGAGCTGCGTTTGCAGTCGTGGAAGGGGCAGAAAAGGGATTTGTTGGTGCCGCCGTGCATCTTGTGGACTTCGCGTTCGTGACGCAAAAGGCCGCCGCTGTAGGTAAAACCTTGGAGTTTCTCGCAGCCCTTGACGTTGCACTTGTAAGGTCGGTCATGCTTGTCCATGTGTTTGCTGTGAAAGTTAGTATAATTATATTTTGTAAAAAGATATTTGGGTAAAACTCACCTCCATTCACATTTGCGGTCGAATGATGTTCCAAGACATTCCTGGTATTTGCAGATCATCTTGCCCTCCTCGTTACGCGGCGGTTCCTCGGCGCGCTTGAAGCTGTGGTTCTTTCGTAGCGAAGCATCGTCGTCACCGTCCTGCGAAGAGTCGATGGAAAGTCCTCTGCTGTGAAGCCTGCTGTGGATTCTTGAAGGGCTTGTGAAAGCGGAAACGTGTTCAGCAGAAGTTGGGGACCTTAGTGGAGATTGAGGACCGCCCATGCTGACTGGAGTAGGCATATCGCCGGTAAGAGAAGCAATAGAAACAGTACGTTTATGCTCGTGCGGAAGATGCATGGGAGCGGTGGATTTGGGAGATAGTTCAGCCATTATGTTGTAGTTGTTGTAGTATTGAGGATTCAAGTTCAGTGGCGAGGCCTCAGGCAGGCGGTTAGGTTGATATATATTAGGCGACGCGAAGTCAGTTTGGGGCTGAGCAAAAGACGTGTTCCCAGCTGCTCCGGTGACTCTAACTCTTGGGTCTGGATAGGGAGCGATCAGATGACGCGGACTGTCTTGAGGTGGCAAAGAGTAGGATGGATGCCAAGAGTTTGTGTGGTGTTCAGAGCCAAGAAGCGGAAAGGCCGTGAGTGGCGCAGCAGTGCCTTGATGATGAGGCGAATAAAGATTAACAGGTTGAGCTACCTGAAAATCCTGGGTGGAAGGTGGAAAATAAGTATCTGGGTCTGAGATGGTTAGCTAGGGCAGCGAGATACTTCCAGGCTGAAACCGGGGTCCGTAGAGAAAGGCGTGACTCAAACAGACACGGGACACACTAGGCACTTACTTAGAAGCGGCGATGGCTTCGCCCTTGGCTCAGCCTGACTAACCACGACCGTCGGCAGCCTACTGGTAAGACCATTCGAAATGAGATCGGACCCCCAGGTATCCGTGTTTCGTGCCTGGAACACATCATGTTCAGGGCCCACATGTGCGTTCGGCGCATGTGAGGCCTGCCGCGTCTGTTGGCCAATAAGCTCGCGGCCGAGGCTGACGTCTGTAATGCGTTAGCTCCGAGCGACGGACCCAATGTCACTGTGTAAGCGGTGCGATGGACTGGTCGGGCGACGAGAAGTGCAACACCTACAGTCTGATGATGCCCCAGTATCCCACTGTAAGCTGATGTTTTGCAATACGGCATCCAACGGTATGCGGCCCTTGCTGTTAACCGCGCCCTCATAAAACATCCAACAAACTCCCCATAGTACCGCTAGCGACGGCTTGATAGTCCAGGGAAATGACGTGCTGAGAGCTTGCGGCTTTTCAGCAAACTCGGTGAACCAGGTCAACAATTTGTGCTGCTTCTTGTCGTGCCCACCGCGGAGTAGCTCCTCGAGCACTTTGCGGGCCAAAGCCTCGATGAGCTCAGCTTGCAACCGCAGCAACAAATGCTCATAGTTGGCGACAAACTTCTCGTCAAGCACCAAACCGGCTTCGAGACCCTGTGCCAAGAGCCATTCGTCACCATGCCGCAAGCGACATTCAGACAGGACGTTGATGGCGTCGTGGGCGTCGACTAGAAGCTGAATGGTTTCGTTCAAGGTACATGCCTCAGCAATTCGCGTATTACCGTGTTTGATGAAGAGTTTGTCATTAGCCGCGATAGATGAAAACGCCGTTCTGGTAGCATGCCGCTTGCTGTCGAGCGATCGAAGCACACTGCGTCCGGAGCTTTAGTAGGTGAAACCAAACAAAAGCTACTTAGAACGTACTGTTGCACCTTATCCCCAGCCAAGTTTCGATTAGCGGGAGCAGCCGAGTCGAGCGTCTGCAGCTTGCGCGGCGATCGCCAGGGCTCCCGACCTTTTTGCTGACCAAGGATGCCGTGGGCATGCCGTTGTGAATGCTTCGCACCCCGGACGCCGATCAGAGTCAATCTTCTGGATAGACTTCGGACTTTCGGTGCAAACTTGATGCCAAGATGATCTCCGGTGATTGAGCCATCGAGAACACGCGGCTTCACACGTCGACGAAGCTGTCTGACAAATTGTAGGATTTTCCAAGTAAGGATGATGCCCAAGGGCTTGTCGTTTTGCTGCATCGCCATTGTCAAGCAAGGCTGGCGGTCTGAACTCGTAAGTAGAGGCGTATACAGAACCTTCGCCCCTCAACTGCCGACCCATCTCGTATATAGTCCGACGCCATCTTGGGCGGAGCCTGCGAGAGTGCCTGCCGGTGAGCctgccattgatgacaagTGTATTGTCAAGCCACATTGCACGGCCACACGGTGTGTGATTGGACCTACTCATGCTGTTGAAGTGCACAGCCACGGTGGGATGCAGCATGACTGCCTGAGGATCATACACCATTCTCTTCACCACCCGTCTCATCCTATCGATCTCGCTGCCTGGCGAAGGACCAGGTCACGCACCTTATCAGTGGTGGGGCGGAGTGATTTTCCTGCTTCTGCTTAAAGCTGCTCAGGCAGAATGTGACATATTCAAGTCGCTGACCGACTTTAACCCGTCGCTGCCTTGGGTCGAAGCCTCTGTTTCCCCAGAACCGGTGTGGTGCCCAGTGCATAAGGATATGCAAGCTTTCAAAGAAGAGATATGATGTGTGGCTAGGAtgcgatgacgcgctgccGTCACGATTGGTGCTACCGGTACGGCCTTTCGAAACATGGTGGAACGACCCGTGCGATAGCTTCCCAGCACCGGATAATTCCGCGACTGATCTTCGATGAAAGCGGGATGGAAAGTCGATCAAGGTTTGTGCAGCGGGAGAAAGCTTAGGAGATGTGATGTCGTCGGTATCAATAACCTCAACAACCCAACTACTCAGCACCCTGGATGATCCATGCGCATGTTCGGCCGTCATCACGAACAAACGCCTCAAGAACGGTGACGCTCGTAAGCCAAAACCTTCCGCCCCAGGATCCCATTCCTATAACCCGGCGTCGAATCAAAACGACTGGGACATGTCGATGCTAAAACAATCTGCATCTTCCACAAACACCGCAAACCGGACTTACAAATGTCCAAATGCGGACCCTGTGTGCGAGCTGCCAGGGTCTGCCAACTTCCGTTTCCCTTTTCAGCAACGCATGAAGAAGTTTTGAACCTTCGCAACGGAGCGTTATGCTACCGGAACCTTACGGGCCTGAGGCGAACAATGTGTCAAACATGACATGGCTAAGGCGCACCAGAATTACAGTTCCTGCTACTTGCTTCGCTCGTGTAGCTCCATTTTGTCATCTGCAACTGATGCCGCTCGCCCGTTTATGAAACAAGCAATCGACACATGGAAAGCGTAGCGGAACATAGCAAGCTATTTTTGAAACCATGAGCAGTCAGCAAAAAGTCTAGAGCTCTGGCTTGTAGACCGCCTGATAGATATTAACATGTGAAGACTATGGATGAGATGGACGTGAGAAGAGACCATATTCATATGGTTGTAGAGAAGTGTATTGTGCCCGCGGCAGTATGTTATACAGGAACCATGTCTTGGTCGTCGCTGGCTATTCATTTCCACCAGTTCATCACTCATTTACCGTTGCCAACGACTAGTCAGCGACCCCGCCATCTTTTTTCAACCTACTCTGCCCCTCTCATCTACGACCTCAGACCTAGTAGGAAGCTGCCGCCACTGGAGCCACCTCCATTGCCACCGGAGCTGCCGCCGGGTAGGTAGCTGATGTTCGGGTTTCTCGCCAACATCTGTGCAATGTCCTTTTGTGTTTCGATTCGCCTAATCAACACCAATCCATCACCACTCTTCGCTACAGCCTTGGAGATGGTATCGGCCGCCTCGGCTTCACCCTCTGCCCTAATAACGTTTGCCTGTCTCTCTTGCTCGGCCTTTTCTACGATGAAACGCGCGCGCTCGGCTTCTTGTTGTGCGATTTGCTTCTCTTCGACGGCCTTTGTGAATTCTTTGCCGAAGGTCATGTGCGTGATGGAGACGTCCTCAAGAGCAATGTTGAACTCGTTGGCGCGCTTGAGGAGGTCGGTGCGGATGCGGTTAGACACAGCCTCTCGTTGTGTGATGAGTTCTGCGGCGTCGAATTGGGCGACAATAGCTTTCAGAACTTCGTTTCCGATGGAGGGTAGAACACGCTCATCGTAGTCGAGACCAAGGTTCTGATCATTGTGAGCAATCTTGATACAGAAGAGTAGGGTGGGGCGTAAGTACCTGGTAGATCTTAGGCAACTGCTTGACCTCAGGCCGGTGCAACACCCTCAATGTGAGCGTAACCATTTGCAGATCCTTGCTTCCCGTTGTGGTACTAATGTTCCTGGGCCTCGTGCGAACATCGAAGACAATGGCCCGCTGGAGCCATGGTACCAAGAAGTGGGTTCCCTCATTGACGACTTGTTCCTTGACACCGGACAGACGATCGAAGATGACGGCGCGGGTTCCACCTTTGACATCGTAGAGCGATGATTGAACAACCGAGGCGCCGATGGCCAGCGGAACGGCGAAACGGAAAAGTGAAGCGGGCAGTGCGGCCATGGTGGGCGGGTTGGGCGACTTGACGTGGTGAGGCGGTGGTGGGCGAGGTGCGGAGGATTATGAGAAGTGCATGATGCTTCCTCAAAGTGGTGGTCCGTGCTTCTGCGGCGAACCATGTCTATGATTGGCGCATACATGACCTCAACATAGCAATTGAATGATGTATACCAGACGAGAAGCTTGCCAATGGGCAACGTCCAGGTTCGTTCAGTATTCTCTCTGCCTGGGTCTGGATTACTACAGTGCCTGTTCAGCAGAGGAAGGAGGGGCTCTCGTATAGGGCAGGAGGTATTCAGCGTAAAGCAGGTGGACTTGATATGCACACTTAAAAGGATGTATTTATCAACGCTCATGCTTGTATGCACATATGTGAGACCCAATGTCTCATCCGTACTCAATTCTTCCACCACATCATCTTGCCCGGAGCGACAGCTATAGGCACAAGGTCGACTCACTACTGCTCAATAAAGCCCTTGTGCTCCTTGTGCGCCTTATACCAGTAGCTGTCCTCCTTCTTGGGTCGCAGCTCTTCGGACAGCTTGTCAAGAATGACTGCCAGGAGCTTCGTGCGGCCGTCCTCGTTGTCAGCGTCCCGGTTCCAGACGGCGATCTGTACAGCATTCCAACGAACACTGTACGAGATTCCGCAGATGTCGTCATTGAAGGCTGTTATATAATTAGTATTAGATTCATGAGGTTGAAAGCAAGCAACT encodes:
- a CDS encoding XPG-I multi-domain protein, encoding MGIPALWDTIKKYEECVLLAELAEAHHRSHGKPLRIAVDEADWRFNNLTQQQVYTIRQTSNQHAFQGIEKAMFYRICHFLTLNIQLIFVFDGPGRPWKRGKRGQGKIDYEERRLLQSVLNCLGVPYHEAPGEAEAECARLQILGIVDAVWSQDSDALMFGCTFLLNDWRVAKEDSNKDRSKENTKKSGKYARVIRTNELRELHGLDREGMVLFAMLVGGDYDTKGLPGCGPSMAMQAVKHDLGRSLCACRNQRDCSLWGIELATFLQTSYRGRSIPVPPTYPDYKILHKYNHPKVNTDLDLLNRSRLKLDYIRPIQELELLEVTSKRFDIWGRLYMNWVAPVLLMRYLVARDPSQPKEIVHDIRLTKRRVTKDEPTPTRIFERKLTFSPFGVSDLSRTDFEDDHLGYWNGDYEVLFDPEYRVECEIPEYWLRKVLPRDVFEPSTPVPTQAPKRKRQVDHNEEGAAATNSTKLRHLANEGPRVSSSARSRISTTPMLPSERSGMSVSLSQRSATPSTSQNTPMSKATKKLLSMIELSESEDEEDLGLPPTTRPTKSSLDASKMSHIVELSFSEPTTDRDHSILFDDAYVDRRDEEDEELQLALRLSMQDQVRGPIPPANRGGYGDIFAMREEGRNVEGYSVPAWSLDETNVPSTPTSPQPSIRQVSRNSTQRSVGRPRGTHANSISLNPVEVPAWYFAPPSTQDPTTSATLPRKPTKANGDNTNANVPSSNQPTLSEMRAARLQRFETSSAVTTQETNKPQPSPVATGTSKRRASPYKVPVGSECIDLTDD
- a CDS encoding protein containing SET domain protein; its protein translation is MKAELFYTARSLAIQDDFINKAPTICPVAQDGFTIATFPWTHNPTCVDVALPKDEETGRDVRQIFCAYTNANYNNGRGISFVVSPELAATVTMETFGMSIGGMEDQVGGEMGMWEVKEAGVKGKGLFARKDVGAIFAGESVIMQTPVLVVTKELLGTPSISEKRLVLEKAVEQLPTKTRETVKKLDMNVDGSFEDMVTTNGISVKWPWVDEVPELLAIIPEAARINHACRPNTLWRFDDYKLSFEVVALTEIKPGEEITRSYGYETRPHHRRIKSLEANFGFICACPLCTASETTVEESNDRLSEIKALKASLPIDVKETPELLRLVTKLVSLLEEEGLVAQLPQYEEMMAYTWSSYGKEDRAKYWAGRAQKHWEIVAGRESWEQRRCGDLERNVTAHQTWRTWEGEPWLE
- a CDS encoding HflC, Membrane protease subunit, stomatin/prohibitin protein — encoded protein: MAALPASLFRFAVPLAIGASVVQSSLYDVKGGTRAVIFDRLSGVKEQVVNEGTHFLVPWLQRAIVFDVRTRPRNISTTTGSKDLQMVTLTLRVLHRPEVKQLPKIYQNLGLDYDERVLPSIGNEVLKAIVAQFDAAELITQREAVSNRIRTDLLKRANEFNIALEDVSITHMTFGKEFTKAVEEKQIAQQEAERARFIVEKAEQERQANVIRAEGEAEAADTISKAVAKSGDGLVLIRRIETQKDIAQMLARNPNISYLPGGSSGGNGGGSSGGSFLLGLRS
- a CDS encoding Apc13p multi-domain protein; this translates as MWGVLKCISPVELGGIGFRIWLSVAMTRDSTATYLHMHSSHHADLLEQFTNLTSSQLTPEDIYIPPHLQPVNPEDEDDVVPDQHAAFGIQRATQTKKEPTWRDLGLEELLRRGPGGEVAGASTSAGAGVASGGTGQARREPVRLALARQPGARTGVRAVNGAERGNGGVGGNVGNGLPR